GCCTGCCGTCGCCATCACGGATCACGGCTACATGTTTGGTATACCCGAGCTCGACCTGGAGTGCCGCAAGTACAACGATGGCCAGAAGAACATGAAGCAGTGGCGCCATGACGTCGAGTGCTTCAAGAAGGAGTGGGAGCTGGAGGAGCCAGCGGCCGACCCCGATGAGGCGGACTACTTCGACCGCGTGCACGATCAGTGGGCGTCCGACGTTAGGGCCTGGGAGGAGAGCGGCCACGACGTGAAGGCCGTGGAGGCGAACCGCCCGCGCCTCAAGATCAAGCCCATCTTTGGCTGCGAGGCCTACTTCATCCCGGGCGATCACGTCGAGCGTGGCCATAGGGAGAAGCGCTACCACCTGATTCTGCTGGCGAAGAACTCGACCGGCTACCACAACCTGCTGAAGTGCATGTCGGAGGCTGCTGGCCACGAGATGATGTACTACGGCAAGCCCCACACCGTCTTCAGCATGCTCGAGAAGTATCACGAGGGGCTCATCTGCCAGAGCGCGTGTGTGCAGGGCATCATCCAGCAGTGCGTGCTGGACGGGCAGTTCGACGAGGCGCGCGACTGGGCCCGCAAGTTTCACGCGCTGTTTGGCGACGACTTCTACATGGAGATCCAGGACCATGGCCTCACGTTCCGCAATGGCTGGGACGACCGCAAGCTCGACGAGTACCTGGTGAAGCTTGCGCACGAGGAAGGCATCAAGGTCGTCTGCACCAACGACTTCCACTACCTCACGCGCGAGGACGCCTCCACGCAGGACATACTGAGCTGCATAGGCAAGGCGACCACGCTCGACGACCCCAACCGCATGCGCATGGAGGGTACCGAGTTCTACATGAAGAGCGAGGAGGAGATGCGCGGCCTGTTCTCGTGGTGCCCCGAAGCCGCGGACACCACGCTCGAGATCGCGGATAAGTGCGACTACGAGCTCGACTGGTCGAGCATGTACCTGCCGGAGTACCCTGGGCTTCGTCCCGGCGAGACCGCCGAAGAGCGCTTCCGCGAGGAGTGCGAGAAGGGCCTCGCGCGTCGCTACGGCGAGAACTGGCGCGACCTCACCATAGGAGACTGGAACGTCAAGGACCGCTTCGAGCACGAGTACAAGATCATCACGGAGAAGGGCTTCGCGAACTACTTCCTCATCGTCCAGGACTATGTGCAGTGGGCGAAGGACAACGGCATCGGCGTCGGTCCGGGGCGTGGCTCTGCCGCCGGCGCAATCGTCGCGTACGCCATGAACATCACGAACTTCGACCCGCTGGAGAACGGCCTGATGTTCGAGAGGTTCCTCTCGCCGCAGCGTTCCGAGATGCCCGATATCGACATGGACTTCGACGATGAGCACCTTCAGGACGTGCTCCAGCACGTTCGTGACGTCTACGGCGAGGATCACGTCTGCAAGGTCATCACGTACTCGACGATCAAGGCCAAACAGGCCATTAACGATGCGAACCGCGTCCTTGGCTTCCCGGTCTTCATGGGCCAAAAGCTCTCCAAGATGCTTTCGAACGACCCCAAGCTGACCCTGCCGAACGCGCTCCACAAGAACGAGAAGAAGCCGGATCAGTACTCGCCTGACTTCGAGGAGGCCTACAACAAGGATCCCGACGCGCACCGCATCATCGACGCGGCCCTCTCGATCGAGGGCTTCATGCGCGGCGAGGGCGTCCACGCCTGCGCGACGCTCATCGCACCTACGCCCGTCACGGACCACGTGCCGACGAAGCTCGACACGAAGGGCAACGTCACCATCACCCAGTACGAGGGCCACTCGGTCGCGGACATGGGCCTGCTCAAGATGGACTTCCTGGGACTCAGGACCCTGACGGTCATCAACAAGGCACTCGCGAACATCAGGCGCAGGTATTCGAAGGCGTCTGACATAGAGCGCGTGCCCGAGGCCGTGAGGAAGTGCCTGAAGGATGGTGCGACCTGCGTCGACATCGACGTGGACAAGATCGACTTCTCGGACCCAAAGATATACGAGCTCCTCGGCTCGGGGCAGACGGCCGGCGTCTTCCAGGTCGAGTCGGGCGGCATGACCGCGACCATCAAGAACATGCAGCCCAACCAGTACAAGCAGATCGTCGCTCTCATCGCGCTCTACCGCCCGGGCCCGCTTGGCGCCGGCATGGTGGACAGCTACATCAAGCGCATGCATGGAGAGGAGAAGATCTCCTACTACGACGACAGGCTAAAGCCGATCCTGGAAGAGACCTATGGCACCATGGTCTACCAGGAACAGGTCATGCAGATTTCGATGAAGATGTCCGGCTTCACGCCGGGCGAGTCCGACTCGCGCATGCGCAAGCCCGTGGCCAAGAAAAAGATCAAGATGCTGACCGACCAGGTCTTCCACTGGGAGAAGACCGGAGCGGACGAGACGATCTACGACCACTGGATGAACGGCGCGGAGGCCAACGGCTACAAGCGCGACGTCGCACAGGAGATCTGGGACAACGTCCTCGAGTTCGCGTCGTATGCGTTCAACAAGTCGCACTCCGCCGGATACGCGATCCTGGTCATGCAGACCGCTTGGCTGAAGGCGTACTTTCCGAAGGAGTACATGGCCTCGGTCCTCACGTCCTACATGGGCAAGACCGACAAGATCGTCCACTACGTCACGGCCTGCAACCATGACGGCACCAAGGTCCTTCCGCCGGACATCAACAAGTCCGGCAAGGACTTCACGGCAACCGACGAGGGGATCGTCTTCGGCTTCGCCGGCATCAGGGGCGTGGGCGAGGGACCTGCCGAGGCAATCATGGCGGAGCGCGCCGCGAACGGTCCGTTCAAGGACCTACACGACTTCTGCGAGCGTGTCGACTCGTCCCAGGCGAACCGCCGAGTGGTCGAGGCCCTCATCAAGGCGGGCGCGTTCGACGAGACGGGCTATCCGCGCAAGCAGCTCATGGAGTTCGTGGACAAGAACAACCCCGCGAACATCATCGACGCCGCGGCGAAGCGTCAGAAGGACAAGGCGAACGGACAGGTGTCCATGTTCGACATGTTTGCCGACGTCGCTGGCTCAGGCTTCACGGACGACGTACCAGACCCAGACCCCGATGACGAGTGGGATCGCCATCTCAAGCTGCAGCAGGAGCACGACGTCCTCGGACTCTACGTATCGGACCATCCCCTGCGGCCGTTCGAGTACGCGTTGTCGAAGGCTCGCGACTGCACCATATCCGAGGCGATGGCCTCAGAGGACTACGTCGACCCGGTGACGGGCGCGACCTCCCAGCGCTTCAAGGTGGAGGACGGCAAGGTCATCAAGCTCGCCGGCATGGTCCCCGTGGGAGGCGTCGCCAAGAAGGTCACCAAGAAGGGTGACCAGATGGCCATCGTCACCCTCGAGGACATGGAAGGCGAGATTTCACTTGTCGTCTTCCCGAAGACCTACCAGGAGTGCGCGTCCGCCCTCGAGGGAGAGGTCGACCCCGACACCGGGGAGCGCATCGGCGACGTCTTCATCCAGGCAACCGGCAAGATCGAGCACGGCGATAGGGGAGACCAGCTCATCTGCTCGAAGATCGAGGCGCTCGAGCTGAACGAGAGGACGAACAGGCCGAAGGTGTTCGAGGTCTACATCCCCTCAAGGATGCTCTCGATGGACAGGATGGAGACGCTCCAGTCCATCTTCGACCGCTACAACGGTCTCGATCACATTGAGCTCATGGTCGAGAGCTCGTGCGGCGATATGATGAGAATGGAGCTGCCGACGAAGGTGGACGCGAAGAACATGGTTCTCCTCGCGGAAGTGAAGGACTTCGTCGGCCGCGACGGCCACGTGCAGATCGCCTAGATGCCCGCGATTCCCGTCCGTTCGAGCTCGCGTGCGATGGCGGGGCTTGCCTGCGAGTACTCGGTCACGAGCGACTCGATGCCGCCTTGCAGGTGTGCAAGGTCTCCGGTTTCGAGGAAGTGGGACATCATGGAGACGAAGGCGGCAAAGTCCGCCTCGTCTTCCAGCCCGAAGCGTCCATCATACAGGCGCTCCCCATGAGCGCAGACGTTGCGAACGTCGACGATGGCCTCGAGGTCGCGGGCGACGCGCCGTGGGGTGAGCGGCCTCTGGGGCGGAGACACGCGCTTCTCGCCCAGGCGCTCCGCCGCGGCGGGGCCTTCGTAGCGGCAAGAGCTGAGCTCCGCGAGGTTGTCGCAGACCGTGAGTTGCTCTTCGCGTCGTAGGAGCGCGAAGAGGTACTTGAGGTTCCCAAACGTGAGCTCGTCGACGAGGACCCACAGAGGCACGGTGTCGTGGTTGTCCTGGAAGTGGGCTACGCGCACGTCGCGGCGATCGCCTCGCGGATCGCGTTCGCGCGTGCGGGCATGGTGGGCGAGCGTGTCGATCATCCAGCGAAGGTCCCCCTCGAAGGCGTCCTCGCCGCGCAGGTAGGCGCGGCGGCAGGTGTAGCTGGACTCGTCGAGGTATGCCTCCGGCCGCGGGTGGCGCTCGCAGAACGCGTAGCTTATGAGGGAGCGCAGCGTCGCCTCGACGAGCATGAGGTGGCGGAACGTGAGCGCGCGGAGGCTGCGGTCGAAGCGGAAGAGGGCGTACACGTCCGAGAAAGACGTGCCCTCCAGATAGCGATCATCCTTGGCGGCTCGGGTGGCGCCTTGGTCCAGGAACGGACGCTTGTAGCCGTTCACGACCGCGTAGTATCCCTCGCGCAGGAGGATGCGCGGCGTCTGCGCATCGCAGCGCAGGCCGCGTGCCGCGAGGAGCTCGACCTGCTCAGCTATGGTGAGGAAGCGCTTCTCCACGTTGGCCTCCGCCTTGGGTGTCCGGCCGCGTGTCGCGGCCACGAGCCGACTGTACCACGATGGCGGGGCATTTGGGACTTTCGCTACGGAGATGGTTATTCTGCCACCGTATGGGGCACAATAGGTGAAAGGCCGCGCGACGCGCGGCCGGGCATGGTACACGTCATGGTTGACCCGCAAGGAGGACTGTATGGCAGAGCTCACGTTCTATCGTTGCAACAAGTGCGGTAACTTGGTCATGGTGGTCGACAGGGGCGCCTGCGTGCCCACGTGCTGCGGCGAGCCCATGGAGAAGCTGGTTGCCGGATCCGTCGACGCGGCGGCCGAGAAGCACGTTCCCTTCATCGAGCGCGACGACAAGCACATGGTCGTGAAGGTCGGCGAGGTCGCGCACCCCATGACCGAGGAGCACTATATCGAGTGGATCGCAGTCGCGGCCGAGGGAAAGACCATCATCAAGTACCTGAAGCCCGGCGAGGAGCCCACGAAGACCTTCTGCAAGAAGTTCGCGGACCATGGCACGGTCTACGCGTACTGCAACCTGCATGGCCTGTGGAAGGCAGAGTTCTAGAACCGTAACGCGACGGATGGTCGCGCACCGCGGCCAAGCGGCACATCCCTCCGTCGGGTAGCGTCCCCTCAGGCGGGCGTGCCCGCGGAGGGATTTCTTACATGAGGATTGGCATCGCACAGATAGATACGCGCGCGGGCGACCTGGAGGCAACGGCCACGCGGATGGTAGCGCTTTCCAGCGCTGCCGCAGAGCAGGGGGCTGACCTTCTCGTCTTTCCCATGGCAGCTCTGACGGGGCCTCTGCCCGTGCGCGAGAGCGAGCAGGACGACTTCCTTGTGGACGTGATGGACGTGCTCGTGCGCCTTTCCGAGGAGGTGTCGTGCCCGTGCATCGTGCCTGTTGTCGGAGCGCTCGACGGCCAGCCGGCGCCTGAGGCGGTGCTGGTGGGGGACGAGAAGATCCTGCCCCTGAAGATGCAGGCATATGCCCAGTCCGAGGACGCCGGCCTAACGGACGACGAGGATGCGCCGGCGCCCGACCTGCCTGAGTTCGAGTTTGGCGGCATGCGCCTGGGCATCGCCTTCACCTACGAGGACCTAGACGATTACGACGACTTTGACCTCGACGTGGGCGCCATCCTCTACATCGCGGGCTATGGGTACGCCGCGGATGACGTAGACTCCGTGCTTGGCAGCGACCTTGCCGAGAATCGTTACGTTGCGGACGCACGAACCACGGGCGCCTGGATCGTGGGCGTGGGGTCCGTTGGCGGCTACGGGACGTCCGTGTACTCTGGGTCGAGCTTCGTGCTCTCGCCGCAAGGCGAGCTTGTGGCGTCGCTCCCTTCCTGCGAGGAGGGCCTCGTGGTGGCCGAGGTAGGGGGCTCGTCCGCAGACGACGGTGACGAGGTCCTGCCCGAGGTCTACAACCGCCCGCTCTACCTGTGGCAGACGCTCGTGCTGGGGCTGAGGGACTATCTCCATAAGATTGAGCAGAGAAGCGCCGTGCTCGTGCTGGACGGCAGCGTGGGCTCCATGGTGGTCGCCGCACTTGCCACTGATGCGCTGGGGCCCACGAACGTGCACGCAATCGTGGACGTGCCGGGCGACGTCAGCCGCGAGGCGTGCTGCCAGCGTCTGGCGCGCAACCTCAGGATCGACGTGCGAGATGCGGGCGACATGCGCGCGGCGGCCTTTGTCACGAGGTCGGAGGACGCGTTGCTCCGCCGTGGCATCGTGGACGCCTACCTTGCTGCGTGGGCGGCGGAGGTCGGCGGCGTGGTCCTTTCCGGCGCGGACAAGACCGCCCTCGCATTGGGTGAGAAGCGCCTGGCCCTGGAGGCCGACGCGCTGAAGCCCGTTGGGGATGTCTACCGCTCGGACGTGCTCGAGCTCATGCGCATGAGGAACACGATCAGCCCGGTGTTTCCGTCGACGAGGCTTGCGGCGGATGAGGCGCCCGAGGTGGGACTCGACCACGCATCGCTTTCGGACGAGGTGTGGTGCGCCGAGGTAGACCAGGTGCTCTCCGACCACATCGAGTATGGCAGGAGCATGACGGAGGTCGCCGCGGACCTGCGTGACAACGAGCTGGTCGAGGCGGTGCTCGCTCGGCTGGACGAGAGCGAGCCGTGGCGCGTGGGACGAGGGCTCTACCTCATGGTGTCCACGGTGACACTCTTTGACGCACGAAGGCCCTTGGGGCTCGCGTGGCACAACCGCATCCGCGCGGACCGTGAGGCGGCCTCGATGCTCGACCGCGTTACGCGGCGCGTTGGCGCGGGCATCGGCCTTTCGGACCTGCGCGGCGTTTCAGACCTGCGAGGTGGCTCTTCCTCCGGAAAGGACGCGAGGCGGGAGCCCGTTGCCGAGGAGAGGGGCGATGCTGCCGCACCGCACGGCGATGCGAGGCAGGTGAAGGACGCACTCTCGTTCTTGAGAGACTTCTCGTACGGCGGCGGGTTCAGGCCGAAGGGCTTTGGCGAGGCGCACAATGCCGGTCAGGATGGTCCCACGAACGGGTTCGAGGATTCGCGCGGCCAGACGTGGCCCAACCCATTTTCCGAGAACTAGCCACGCCACGTCGCCTTGCTGTGCTACCATAGAACGAACGTTCTGTTTGGTGACGCACAGTAAGGCGGCATAGTGATAATACTTGGCATAGACCCAGGTCTTGCGCATACGGGGTGGGGCGTGGTCGAGACACGCGGATCCCTTTGTCGTGCCCGCGCCTACGGCTGCGTCACAACAATGGCCTCCGAACCCATCGACCAGCGGCTTGGAAGGATATTCGACGATCTCACGGAGGTCATCGGTCGCTACCATCCCTCGCAACTCTCAATCGAGAGGATCTTCTTCGGGGAGAACACGCGCTCCGCCATCGCCACGGCCCACGCTCGCGGCGCCGCGATCGTGGCATGCTCCAATGCCGGGCTTGCGGTGGGGGAGTTCACCCCCATGCAGATCAAGCAAGCCGTCGTGGGCACTGGCTCTGCGGACAAGCGGCAAGTCATCTATATGGTGCGCAACATCCTGGGCCTTGACCACGATCCGAAGCCAGACCATGCCGCAGATGCGCTTGCGGCCGCCATCTGCTACGCGAACCTCAAGCGCACGAGGAACATCGCGCGTGCCGTCGCGACGGACCAACTGAGGGAGCAGGAGAGGGCGCAGCGCGAGGCAGACGCTGAGGCGGCACGTCAGATCACTGCGGCAGCGACTGCCGCGAACATAGCACGCGCTCAGGGCAAGGGCGACCCGCTCTTCTCCACGCGGGCGAGCAGGAGGAGCAGCAGATGATAGTAAGGCTAACGGGTACCCTCGTAGAGGTCCTGCCGACTCATGTCGTGCTCGACGTCAACGGGGTCGGATACGAACTCGGTGTCTCGGCGAACACGGCGGCGTCGCTTCCCTCCGTGGGAGAGGCGGGTGTCACGCTTCTCACGAGGCTCATCGTGCGCGAGGATGCCATGGAGCTGTATGGATTCTCGACGCGCGAGGAGCGGGCGCTCTTCGACCGCCTCGTCGCGATTTCGGGGGTCGGCCCGAAGCTCGCGCTGTCCGTTCTCTCGACGTTCAGGCCACAGGAGCTGGCCACGGTTGTCGCAACGGAGGACGTAGGCCGCATGAGCCAGGTGTCGGGAGTCGGAAAGAAGAAGGCACAGAGGCTGCTCGTGGAGCTCGAGGGCGTGTTCCAGAAAGATGCCGAGCTCAGGAGCCTTGTCGGCCTTTCGCAACCGTCGCGCGGAGACGTTGTCGCTTCCGTCCCCGCACTTCCGGTTGAGGCGGAGGCGACCGATGCGCTCCTCTCCATGGGCTTTACCTCGCAGGAGGTAGAACTTGCGCTGCAAGGTCACGAGGAAGCGGGGGCGATGACCATACAGCAGGTGCTGTCGTACGCGCTCAAGCGGCTGGGAAGCGGGGCATAAGCCATGTGGGAAGCTGGTAGGGACGACCTGTTCGAGGATGCAGGAACGGCGGGGATGCGCGGCATGCGCGAGTCGGGCCCTAGGTCCGTCACGGCGGAGCTCACCGCGGACGACCTCGACGTAGATCGCACGCTAAGGCCAAAGTCGCTGGACGACTACTGCGGACAGGAGCGCGTGAGGGAGAACCTCCGCGTCCTGATTCAAGCGGCAAAGGAAAGAAACGAGCCCCTCGACCACGTCATCTTCTCGGGTCCTCCGGGACTGGGCAAGACGACGCTTGCCGGCGTCGTGGCGAACGAGATGGGGGCCAAGCTCCACACGACGTCAGGACCCGCGATCGAGAGGACCGGTGACCTTGCGGCCATCCTCACGAACCTCGAGGAGGGCGACATCCTCTTCGTGGATGAGATACACCGCCTGAACCACCAGGTGGAGGAGGTGCTCTATCCCGCGATGGAGGACTTCTTCCTGGACATCGTGATAGGCAAGGGTCCTGCCGCAAGATCCATCAGGCTGGACGTGCCACGCTTCACGCTCATAGGCGCGACCACGAGGACTGGTCTTCTCACCGGCCCGCTGCGCGACCGCTTTGGCATTAGCTATCGTCTCGACTACTACACGACGGAAGAACTCGCTCGTATCGTCGTGAGGTCGGCGGGCATCCTCGGCGTGGATATAGACCAGCAAGGGGCGCTCGAGATTGCGTCGCGCTCTCGCGGCACGCCGCGCCTTGCCAATCGGCTCCTCAAGCGCGTTCGCGACTACGCACAGGTGAAGGCCGAGGGAAGCATCACGTGGGACATCGCGGCCGAGGCGCTGAAGTTCTTCGAGATTGACGAGATGGGTCTCGACTGGATGGACGTGAAGATCCTCACGGCCCTCACGAAGACGTTTAGGGGCAGGCCGGTCGGACTCACGACCGTCGCGAGTGCAGTCGGCGAGGATCCTGCGACTCTTGAGGACGTATACGAGCCATACCTGCTTCAGACTGGTCTCATCATCAGGACCCCCCAAGGCAGACAGGCTACGCAGCTCGCGTTCGAGCACCTTGGAGTCGTTCCGCCTGCCACAAGGTAGGGCTGGCGTGTCTGGACATATACTACGTTCGTCAGTACTTGGACGTGCGTGACCACGCGACGCGGAGCCGCTGTGGGGTCATGGTTTGGAGGGACGGATGCTGCAACACGACTATCTGCTCGAGGTAATCGGTCGCTTTGTGGAGACTGTGAGCGCGAGCTTGCGCGGGGCGCTCTGCGACGGCGACTTTGCTCGCGTAGGCGAGGTGGAGCGTGCCGTGGGAGAGCTGCTCGATCTGGACGCGCGGACGGCCATGGCGCTCTCGCCCCAATCGCTCGTCACCATGATGACGCTGTCTGGCGTGGGGGAGTCCGTGGCCGCGTACGCCGCATATGCCCTTGACAAGGTGGCGCTCGCTTACGAGCGGCAGGGGGATGACGCCGAGGCGTCTCTTCGGCGCGCGCAGGCAACCGCCATCGCAGGCGCCTTCCATGCGGACGGAACCATCCCAGAGGAGTTTGCGGAGCTGGAGGCAGGGCTGTCATAGCGTGACGGATTGGTGTGGAAATACGGCGATCTGCGCTTTCATGCAGCTGCCTTTGGGTTTCGGGAAGCAATGATTCAATTTAGGGTCGAATTTCGTCCGTAAACGGTTTGTGGGAGAGGTAGCGGGGTCTTTGGGGTAATATATCCCTCGTGACGCGCCGCAGGGCGGGTTGCACAATGTATCGCGCGAAAGCGCAGCGTTCATGTTCCCTCGCGGAACAAGAAAGAAAGGCACGACATGGCTCAGGGTACTGTTAAGTGGTTCAACGCCGACAAGGGCTACGGCTTCATCTCTCGCGAGGACGGCGACGACCTGTTCGTCCACTACTCCGAGATTCAGATGGACGGCTACAAGACTCTCGACGAGGGTCAGGCTGTCGAGTTCGATATCACCACTGGCCAGAACGGCAAGCTCCAGGCTTCCAACGTTCGTAAGCTCTAATCACCAACCCAACAGAGCTGAATGGGGACCGCTTCGGCGGTCCCTTTTTTTGATGCGCTGTCTCGTATGCGCCAAAGGAGAAGCCATTAGTCCAACTTGGCGTGTACCATTGGTTTCGAACAACGACACGAGAGATGGGGGAAGCATGTCCGACGAGAAGCTCGAGCAAGAGGTTGACGCCTACGTCGATGAGGTATGGGAGGACGCGGTTGAGGACATCCGCACGTTGGTGAAGATTCGCTCCGTGCGCGACCCGAAGACGGCGGGTCCTGGTATGCCGTGGGGCAAGGGCAGCCATGATGCGCTCGTGGCCGCGCTTGGCATCGCACGGAGGCTGGGGCTCGATGCCCACGAGTGCGAGGGCTACATAGGCTACGCGGATCTTCCGGGTGCATCCGACCGCCAGATCGCGACCATTGCCCACACGGACGTCGTTCCCGAGGGGCTTGGCTGGACGGTCGACCCCTTCGACGTGACGCGTCGCGAGGGCTATCTCATTGGCCGTGGCGTGTTGGACGACAAGGGTCCGTTCGTGCTTTCGCTCTATGCGGCGCACTTCTTCAAGCGCAAGGCGGATAAGACGGGCAGTCCGCTGCCGTACACCCTGCGCTGCCTTGTGGGCAACGAGGAGGAGTGCGAGATGGGCGACCTCAAGTGGTACCTCGCCCATTACGACGAGCCCGCGTTCGCCTTCACTCCTGACGCCGACTTCCCGCTCATCTGCGGGGAGAAGGGCGTCTTCCACGGCCACTTCACGAGCGAGGTCATCGCGGGCGATGTCCCCGGTAGCCGCATCGTGGAGCTTGATGCCGGCACGGTCGCCAACGCGATTCCCGGCCAGGCGACCGCGCTCGTGCGCGTTGCCGCGGACGAGCTTCCCGCGGCGGACGGCATCGACATCGAGCCGGCGGGCGAGGGGCTCGCACGGGTTGTCGCGCACGGTGTCGGCGGACATGCTTCCCTGCCGGCGGGAACCGTCAACGCCATTGGCGTGCTTGCGGACTACCTCCTGGTCAACGATGTCTGCTCCGAGCGCGAGCGTGCGTTCCTCTCGTTCGAACACCTGCTGTGCGCCGCGTCCACGGACGGATCCTCCGTGGGCATTGCGTCTGCGGACGAGAAGTTCGGCCCCCTTACCTGCATCGGAGGCACGGTGCGCACCGAGGGCGGCCGCTTCGTGCAGACGGTGGACTCGCGATATCCTGCCTCGACCACGGACGAGGAGATCACCCGCGCGCTCGCGACGCTCGGCGAGGAGCATGGCCTGACGTTCGACGTGGACGGCGTGAAGGTCCCGTTCTACATCGAGCCCACGTCGCCTGAGATTAGGTGCTTGCTCGACACGTATCACGAGTACACG
This sequence is a window from Parafannyhessea umbonata. Protein-coding genes within it:
- the dnaE gene encoding DNA polymerase III subunit alpha; translated protein: MAFVHLHNHSDFSILDGATPIPDMVKRAVDFGMPAVAITDHGYMFGIPELDLECRKYNDGQKNMKQWRHDVECFKKEWELEEPAADPDEADYFDRVHDQWASDVRAWEESGHDVKAVEANRPRLKIKPIFGCEAYFIPGDHVERGHREKRYHLILLAKNSTGYHNLLKCMSEAAGHEMMYYGKPHTVFSMLEKYHEGLICQSACVQGIIQQCVLDGQFDEARDWARKFHALFGDDFYMEIQDHGLTFRNGWDDRKLDEYLVKLAHEEGIKVVCTNDFHYLTREDASTQDILSCIGKATTLDDPNRMRMEGTEFYMKSEEEMRGLFSWCPEAADTTLEIADKCDYELDWSSMYLPEYPGLRPGETAEERFREECEKGLARRYGENWRDLTIGDWNVKDRFEHEYKIITEKGFANYFLIVQDYVQWAKDNGIGVGPGRGSAAGAIVAYAMNITNFDPLENGLMFERFLSPQRSEMPDIDMDFDDEHLQDVLQHVRDVYGEDHVCKVITYSTIKAKQAINDANRVLGFPVFMGQKLSKMLSNDPKLTLPNALHKNEKKPDQYSPDFEEAYNKDPDAHRIIDAALSIEGFMRGEGVHACATLIAPTPVTDHVPTKLDTKGNVTITQYEGHSVADMGLLKMDFLGLRTLTVINKALANIRRRYSKASDIERVPEAVRKCLKDGATCVDIDVDKIDFSDPKIYELLGSGQTAGVFQVESGGMTATIKNMQPNQYKQIVALIALYRPGPLGAGMVDSYIKRMHGEEKISYYDDRLKPILEETYGTMVYQEQVMQISMKMSGFTPGESDSRMRKPVAKKKIKMLTDQVFHWEKTGADETIYDHWMNGAEANGYKRDVAQEIWDNVLEFASYAFNKSHSAGYAILVMQTAWLKAYFPKEYMASVLTSYMGKTDKIVHYVTACNHDGTKVLPPDINKSGKDFTATDEGIVFGFAGIRGVGEGPAEAIMAERAANGPFKDLHDFCERVDSSQANRRVVEALIKAGAFDETGYPRKQLMEFVDKNNPANIIDAAAKRQKDKANGQVSMFDMFADVAGSGFTDDVPDPDPDDEWDRHLKLQQEHDVLGLYVSDHPLRPFEYALSKARDCTISEAMASEDYVDPVTGATSQRFKVEDGKVIKLAGMVPVGGVAKKVTKKGDQMAIVTLEDMEGEISLVVFPKTYQECASALEGEVDPDTGERIGDVFIQATGKIEHGDRGDQLICSKIEALELNERTNRPKVFEVYIPSRMLSMDRMETLQSIFDRYNGLDHIELMVESSCGDMMRMELPTKVDAKNMVLLAEVKDFVGRDGHVQIA
- a CDS encoding desulfoferrodoxin family protein gives rise to the protein MAELTFYRCNKCGNLVMVVDRGACVPTCCGEPMEKLVAGSVDAAAEKHVPFIERDDKHMVVKVGEVAHPMTEEHYIEWIAVAAEGKTIIKYLKPGEEPTKTFCKKFADHGTVYAYCNLHGLWKAEF
- a CDS encoding Abi family protein, which gives rise to MEKRFLTIAEQVELLAARGLRCDAQTPRILLREGYYAVVNGYKRPFLDQGATRAAKDDRYLEGTSFSDVYALFRFDRSLRALTFRHLMLVEATLRSLISYAFCERHPRPEAYLDESSYTCRRAYLRGEDAFEGDLRWMIDTLAHHARTRERDPRGDRRDVRVAHFQDNHDTVPLWVLVDELTFGNLKYLFALLRREEQLTVCDNLAELSSCRYEGPAAAERLGEKRVSPPQRPLTPRRVARDLEAIVDVRNVCAHGERLYDGRFGLEDEADFAAFVSMMSHFLETGDLAHLQGGIESLVTEYSQASPAIARELERTGIAGI
- the ruvC gene encoding crossover junction endodeoxyribonuclease RuvC; amino-acid sequence: MIILGIDPGLAHTGWGVVETRGSLCRARAYGCVTTMASEPIDQRLGRIFDDLTEVIGRYHPSQLSIERIFFGENTRSAIATAHARGAAIVACSNAGLAVGEFTPMQIKQAVVGTGSADKRQVIYMVRNILGLDHDPKPDHAADALAAAICYANLKRTRNIARAVATDQLREQERAQREADAEAARQITAAATAANIARAQGKGDPLFSTRASRRSSR
- the ruvA gene encoding Holliday junction branch migration protein RuvA, coding for MIVRLTGTLVEVLPTHVVLDVNGVGYELGVSANTAASLPSVGEAGVTLLTRLIVREDAMELYGFSTREERALFDRLVAISGVGPKLALSVLSTFRPQELATVVATEDVGRMSQVSGVGKKKAQRLLVELEGVFQKDAELRSLVGLSQPSRGDVVASVPALPVEAEATDALLSMGFTSQEVELALQGHEEAGAMTIQQVLSYALKRLGSGA
- the ruvB gene encoding Holliday junction branch migration DNA helicase RuvB → MWEAGRDDLFEDAGTAGMRGMRESGPRSVTAELTADDLDVDRTLRPKSLDDYCGQERVRENLRVLIQAAKERNEPLDHVIFSGPPGLGKTTLAGVVANEMGAKLHTTSGPAIERTGDLAAILTNLEEGDILFVDEIHRLNHQVEEVLYPAMEDFFLDIVIGKGPAARSIRLDVPRFTLIGATTRTGLLTGPLRDRFGISYRLDYYTTEELARIVVRSAGILGVDIDQQGALEIASRSRGTPRLANRLLKRVRDYAQVKAEGSITWDIAAEALKFFEIDEMGLDWMDVKILTALTKTFRGRPVGLTTVASAVGEDPATLEDVYEPYLLQTGLIIRTPQGRQATQLAFEHLGVVPPATR
- a CDS encoding nitrilase-related carbon-nitrogen hydrolase, with amino-acid sequence MRIGIAQIDTRAGDLEATATRMVALSSAAAEQGADLLVFPMAALTGPLPVRESEQDDFLVDVMDVLVRLSEEVSCPCIVPVVGALDGQPAPEAVLVGDEKILPLKMQAYAQSEDAGLTDDEDAPAPDLPEFEFGGMRLGIAFTYEDLDDYDDFDLDVGAILYIAGYGYAADDVDSVLGSDLAENRYVADARTTGAWIVGVGSVGGYGTSVYSGSSFVLSPQGELVASLPSCEEGLVVAEVGGSSADDGDEVLPEVYNRPLYLWQTLVLGLRDYLHKIEQRSAVLVLDGSVGSMVVAALATDALGPTNVHAIVDVPGDVSREACCQRLARNLRIDVRDAGDMRAAAFVTRSEDALLRRGIVDAYLAAWAAEVGGVVLSGADKTALALGEKRLALEADALKPVGDVYRSDVLELMRMRNTISPVFPSTRLAADEAPEVGLDHASLSDEVWCAEVDQVLSDHIEYGRSMTEVAADLRDNELVEAVLARLDESEPWRVGRGLYLMVSTVTLFDARRPLGLAWHNRIRADREAASMLDRVTRRVGAGIGLSDLRGVSDLRGGSSSGKDARREPVAEERGDAAAPHGDARQVKDALSFLRDFSYGGGFRPKGFGEAHNAGQDGPTNGFEDSRGQTWPNPFSEN
- a CDS encoding cold-shock protein, whose amino-acid sequence is MAQGTVKWFNADKGYGFISREDGDDLFVHYSEIQMDGYKTLDEGQAVEFDITTGQNGKLQASNVRKL